A stretch of the Modestobacter marinus genome encodes the following:
- a CDS encoding DegV family protein, whose amino-acid sequence MSVAVVTDSTAYLPADVVERYGIEVVPLYVVLAGRSGREGSDVTSAEVARSLAVRGGHVSTSRPTPGDFVAVYRRLLDGGADRLVSVHLSGELSGTWDAARVAATQVGEHLVTVLDSRSAAMGTGFAVLAAARAAADGASAAEVADAARQTAAATRTFFVVDTLEHLRRGGRIGAAAALLGSALAVKPVLHVTDGQVVALEKVRTSGRALARLVQRAADVAGDVPVAAAVHHLAAPERAQRLADQLAARLPSLTELYVSELGAAVGAHVGPGAVGVVVDPTPRSATEAGQRPEDPPPADPAEHVGD is encoded by the coding sequence ATGTCCGTCGCCGTGGTCACCGACTCGACGGCCTACCTGCCGGCCGACGTCGTCGAGCGCTACGGCATCGAGGTGGTGCCGCTGTACGTGGTGCTCGCCGGGCGGTCCGGTCGGGAGGGCAGCGACGTCACCTCCGCCGAGGTCGCCCGGTCGCTCGCCGTCCGGGGTGGACACGTCAGCACGTCGCGCCCGACGCCGGGGGACTTCGTCGCCGTCTACCGGCGGCTGCTGGACGGTGGTGCCGACCGGCTGGTGTCGGTGCACCTGTCCGGCGAGCTGTCGGGCACCTGGGACGCCGCCCGGGTGGCCGCGACCCAGGTGGGTGAGCACCTGGTGACCGTGCTGGACTCCCGGTCGGCCGCGATGGGCACCGGGTTCGCCGTGCTGGCCGCTGCCCGGGCCGCGGCCGACGGGGCCTCGGCCGCCGAGGTGGCCGACGCGGCGCGGCAGACCGCGGCGGCGACCCGCACCTTCTTCGTCGTCGACACCCTGGAGCACCTTCGCCGGGGCGGGCGGATCGGTGCCGCGGCCGCGCTGCTGGGCAGTGCCCTGGCGGTGAAGCCGGTGCTGCACGTGACCGACGGCCAGGTGGTCGCCCTGGAGAAGGTCCGCACCTCGGGCCGGGCCCTCGCCCGGCTGGTCCAGCGCGCGGCCGACGTGGCCGGTGACGTGCCGGTGGCCGCGGCGGTGCACCACCTCGCCGCGCCAGAGCGCGCCCAGCGGCTGGCCGACCAGCTCGCCGCCCGGCTGCCCTCGCTCACCGAGCTGTACGTCAGCGAACTGGGGGCCGCGGTCGGGGCGCACGTCGGGCCGGGAGCGGTCGGGGTGGTCGTCGACCCGACGCCGCGATCGGCGACCGAGGCAGGACAGCGGCCGGAGGACCCGCCACCAGCGGACCCGGCGGAGCACGTGGGGGACTGA
- the rsfS gene encoding ribosome silencing factor: MTASDEARETALIAAQAAADKLATDVSIVDVSDRLAITDAFVLTSAPNERQVQSIVDGVEERLREHGVKPVRREGVAEGRWVLLDFVDVVVHVQHAEERAYYALERLWKDCPVIPFTDGAAPAAPTPAEEAAVDDEAATVDDEAAAGDDEAAAGDEGASGEDVAGESGR, encoded by the coding sequence ATGACCGCCTCGGACGAGGCACGCGAGACCGCGCTGATCGCAGCGCAGGCCGCCGCCGACAAGCTCGCCACCGACGTCTCGATCGTCGACGTCAGTGACCGCCTGGCGATCACCGACGCGTTCGTGCTGACCTCGGCACCCAACGAACGTCAGGTCCAGTCGATCGTCGACGGGGTGGAGGAGCGCCTGCGCGAGCACGGCGTGAAGCCGGTCCGCCGCGAGGGCGTGGCCGAGGGACGGTGGGTGCTGCTCGACTTCGTCGACGTCGTCGTGCACGTCCAGCACGCCGAGGAGCGCGCCTACTACGCCCTCGAGCGGCTCTGGAAGGACTGCCCGGTGATCCCGTTCACCGACGGTGCGGCCCCCGCCGCCCCGACGCCCGCCGAGGAGGCTGCCGTCGACGACGAGGCTGCCACCGTCGACGACGAGGCTGCCGCAGGCGACGACGAGGCTGCCGCAGGCGACGAGGGCGCCAGCGGTGAGGACGTCGCGGGCGAGTCCGGCCGGTGA
- a CDS encoding histidine phosphatase family protein, with the protein MTQGADAPAVPRLLVWRHGRTEWNAAGRFQGQLDPPLDAEGRSQAARTAPHLAALLAGQETLLVSSDLQRAVDTAGALAPLLGVPLRVDERLREHGLGSWEGLTRHEVADQHPGQYADWMAGRPVPERGGEAQADVAARALAAVADLPPAATAVLVTHGGTAGRLIEALLGLGAAHKRVFGPLGNCHWSELSFQASGWRLMRHNLSALAPERVEGGMRSPGDRGAFPEPSATDAPDAPQAGASPEEGAPATDADAG; encoded by the coding sequence GTGACGCAGGGCGCCGACGCCCCCGCGGTGCCCCGACTGCTCGTGTGGCGGCACGGCCGTACCGAGTGGAACGCCGCCGGGCGCTTCCAGGGGCAGCTCGACCCGCCGCTGGACGCCGAGGGGCGGTCCCAGGCCGCGCGCACCGCACCGCACCTCGCCGCCCTGCTGGCGGGCCAGGAGACGCTGCTGGTCTCCAGTGACCTGCAGCGCGCGGTCGACACGGCCGGTGCTCTCGCCCCGCTGCTGGGCGTGCCGCTGCGCGTCGACGAGCGGCTGCGCGAGCACGGGCTGGGCAGCTGGGAGGGCCTGACCCGTCATGAGGTGGCCGATCAGCACCCGGGTCAGTACGCCGACTGGATGGCCGGCCGACCGGTGCCCGAGCGCGGCGGTGAGGCCCAGGCCGACGTCGCCGCCCGGGCCCTGGCGGCCGTGGCCGACCTGCCGCCGGCGGCCACGGCCGTGCTGGTGACCCACGGCGGGACCGCCGGCCGGTTGATCGAGGCACTGCTGGGCCTGGGGGCGGCGCACAAGCGGGTCTTCGGGCCGCTGGGCAACTGCCACTGGAGCGAGCTGTCCTTCCAGGCGTCGGGGTGGCGGCTGATGCGGCACAACCTGTCGGCGCTGGCGCCGGAGCGCGTGGAGGGCGGCATGCGGTCACCGGGTGACCGCGGCGCGTTCCCCGAGCCCTCGGCCACCGATGCGCCGGATGCCCCGCAGGCGGGCGCCAGCCCCGAGGAGGGCGCGCCGGCGACCGACGCCGACGCCGGCTGA
- a CDS encoding vWA domain-containing protein, whose amino-acid sequence MSPGAAAVEPGGLVGHLDGFVRAVREAGVPVGISQAVDAAQVLTVVDLLDREQLRHGLAAVLLRRAAQREVFDVLFDLWWPLTDRPVTAAEEDATQDDEDDDGTGAEGPLPVGDPGALAEALRAELLRLLLEGDEEALRRFARLAVDQLGAGAPSPSGQSFFSYRVLRALSPDTLVAQLLAGMLAGAERGGLAEQVARSTAKERIAAFRTAVEAEVRRRTAAEKGRDKVARNAVRPMADQVDFLRAQQADLAELRRTVAPLARRLAVRLAARRRLGRAGRLDFRRTVRASLATGGMPLVTHHRPRAVHKPELVVLCDVSGSVAGFSHFTLMLTQALREHFSGVRAFAFVDSTDEVTRFFTPGADVVDAIARIGREADLVSFDGHSDYGNALEVFAERWPAAVGPKTSLLVLGDGRTNYRHPGLPTLADLVRRSRSAHWLNPEPRRLWGSGDSAADRYADVIPMVEVRTAAQLADFVTTL is encoded by the coding sequence ATGTCGCCGGGAGCCGCCGCCGTCGAGCCGGGTGGGCTCGTCGGGCACCTGGACGGCTTCGTCCGCGCGGTGCGGGAGGCCGGCGTGCCGGTCGGGATCAGCCAGGCCGTGGACGCCGCCCAGGTGCTCACCGTGGTCGACCTGCTCGACCGGGAGCAGCTGCGGCACGGCCTGGCCGCGGTGCTGCTCCGCCGGGCCGCCCAGCGCGAGGTGTTCGACGTCCTGTTCGACCTGTGGTGGCCGCTCACCGACCGGCCGGTGACCGCGGCCGAGGAGGACGCGACCCAGGACGACGAGGACGACGACGGGACGGGCGCCGAGGGCCCGCTGCCGGTGGGCGACCCCGGTGCGCTGGCCGAGGCGCTGCGCGCCGAGCTGCTGCGGCTGCTGCTGGAGGGCGACGAGGAGGCGCTGCGCCGGTTCGCCCGGCTGGCCGTCGACCAGCTCGGCGCCGGGGCGCCGAGCCCGTCCGGGCAGTCGTTCTTCAGCTACCGGGTGCTGCGCGCGCTCTCGCCGGACACCCTCGTGGCGCAGCTGCTGGCCGGGATGCTCGCCGGCGCCGAGCGCGGGGGACTGGCCGAGCAGGTGGCCCGGTCGACGGCGAAGGAGCGGATCGCGGCGTTCCGGACGGCGGTGGAGGCCGAGGTGCGGCGGCGCACCGCCGCGGAGAAGGGGCGGGACAAGGTCGCCCGCAACGCCGTCCGCCCGATGGCCGACCAGGTCGACTTCCTCCGCGCCCAGCAGGCCGACCTGGCCGAGCTGCGCCGCACCGTCGCGCCGCTGGCCCGGCGGCTGGCCGTGCGGCTGGCGGCCCGCCGGCGGCTGGGCCGGGCCGGGCGGCTGGACTTCCGCCGCACGGTGCGCGCCTCGCTGGCCACCGGCGGGATGCCCCTGGTGACCCACCACCGGCCGCGGGCGGTGCACAAGCCCGAGCTGGTGGTGCTCTGCGACGTCAGCGGCTCGGTGGCCGGCTTCAGCCACTTCACCCTGATGCTGACCCAGGCGCTGCGCGAGCACTTCAGCGGCGTGCGGGCGTTCGCCTTCGTCGACTCGACCGACGAGGTCACCCGGTTCTTCACCCCCGGCGCCGACGTCGTCGACGCGATCGCCCGGATCGGCCGGGAGGCCGACCTGGTCAGCTTCGACGGGCACAGCGACTACGGCAACGCGCTGGAGGTCTTCGCCGAGAGGTGGCCGGCCGCGGTCGGGCCGAAGACGTCGTTGCTGGTGCTCGGCGACGGTCGCACGAACTACCGGCACCCGGGTCTGCCGACGCTGGCGGACCTGGTCCGGCGGTCGCGGTCGGCCCACTGGCTCAACCCGGAACCGCGCCGGCTCTGGGGGAGCGGCGACTCGGCCGCCGACCGGTACGCCGACGTCATCCCGATGGTGGAGGTCCGCACCGCCGCCCAGCTGGCCGACTTCGTCACCACCCTCTGA
- the nadD gene encoding nicotinate-nucleotide adenylyltransferase has protein sequence MAGRRLGVMGGTFDPIHHGHLVAASEVAGLFGLDEVVFVPTGQPWQKSDRGVSPAEDRYLMTVIATASNPRFSVSRVDVDRGGPTYTIDTLTDLHRLHPDAELFFITGADALAQIVGWRDTDKLFQLAHFVGVTRPGYQLADADLPRGAVSLVEVPALAISSTDCRDRVRRGRPVWYLVPDGVVQYIEKRGLYHPGTAGSDEPLAGTGPRGGGFPAERLEAPDDGETAAVDRRETVALDHCGTAAPDHRPTAPPDHRPTARPRPDLSDTPIPGDDPSPDLQEIPR, from the coding sequence GTGGCAGGACGTCGACTCGGGGTGATGGGCGGGACGTTCGACCCCATCCACCACGGGCACCTGGTGGCCGCGAGCGAGGTGGCCGGGCTGTTCGGGCTCGACGAGGTCGTGTTCGTGCCCACCGGCCAGCCGTGGCAGAAGTCCGACCGGGGGGTGAGCCCCGCGGAGGACCGCTACCTGATGACCGTCATCGCGACCGCCTCCAACCCGAGGTTCTCGGTCAGCCGGGTCGACGTCGACCGGGGCGGGCCGACGTACACCATCGACACACTCACCGACCTGCACCGCCTGCACCCCGACGCCGAGCTCTTCTTCATCACCGGCGCCGACGCGCTCGCCCAGATCGTCGGCTGGCGGGACACGGACAAGCTCTTCCAGCTGGCCCACTTCGTGGGCGTCACCCGGCCCGGGTACCAGCTGGCCGACGCCGACCTCCCGCGAGGTGCGGTCAGCCTGGTCGAGGTCCCGGCGCTGGCGATCAGCTCCACCGACTGCCGCGACCGGGTGCGCCGGGGGCGGCCCGTCTGGTACCTGGTGCCCGACGGTGTGGTGCAGTACATCGAGAAGCGCGGCCTGTACCACCCCGGCACGGCGGGGTCCGACGAGCCGCTGGCCGGCACCGGCCCGCGGGGCGGTGGCTTCCCGGCCGAGCGGCTCGAGGCCCCGGACGACGGCGAGACCGCAGCTGTGGACCGACGCGAGACCGTGGCCCTCGACCACTGCGGGACGGCAGCTCCGGACCACCGGCCGACCGCGCCGCCGGACCACCGGCCGACCGCCAGACCCCGCCCCGACCTGAGCGACACCCCCATCCCCGGGGACGACCCGTCCCCCGACCTGCAGGAGATCCCCCGATGA
- a CDS encoding ComEA family DNA-binding protein, producing the protein MRPPARRSDDSDVIRARLRALLAEGQHRGWVPDADEPGAPDDGGGWPDDEDDRATQPVEPTHLPAGLGRHRAPGRAARVDPGRPGAWALWAVAVLAAVVVVGWTWVDRPAVDQVPAAASRGAEVTTEPSVPPPSAAPAPAAPTGTVVVSVVGLVGAPGLVTLPAGARVADALAAAGGLLPEADAASVNAAALVTDGQQIAVGVPGAVAAAGPTGGAVVGGAPLDLNSATVAELDALPGIGPVLAQRIVDHRTAHGPFTSVERLDDVSGIGPAIFAELTERVRV; encoded by the coding sequence GTGCGCCCTCCTGCCCGTCGCAGCGACGACTCCGACGTCATCCGGGCCCGGCTGCGCGCCCTGCTGGCCGAGGGGCAGCACCGGGGCTGGGTCCCCGATGCGGACGAGCCGGGTGCACCCGACGACGGCGGTGGCTGGCCGGACGACGAGGACGACCGGGCGACCCAGCCCGTCGAGCCCACCCACCTGCCCGCCGGGCTGGGCCGGCACCGCGCTCCCGGGCGTGCTGCCCGGGTCGACCCCGGCCGGCCGGGCGCGTGGGCGCTGTGGGCGGTCGCGGTGCTGGCGGCGGTCGTCGTCGTCGGCTGGACATGGGTCGACCGCCCAGCCGTCGACCAGGTGCCGGCCGCCGCGTCCCGTGGTGCCGAGGTGACCACCGAGCCCTCGGTGCCGCCGCCGTCGGCCGCCCCCGCGCCCGCGGCGCCGACCGGCACGGTCGTGGTCTCCGTGGTCGGCCTGGTCGGTGCCCCCGGCCTGGTCACCCTGCCGGCGGGGGCGCGGGTGGCCGATGCGCTGGCCGCGGCCGGCGGGCTGCTGCCCGAGGCCGACGCGGCGTCGGTCAACGCAGCGGCCCTGGTCACCGACGGCCAGCAGATCGCCGTCGGTGTGCCCGGGGCGGTGGCCGCAGCCGGGCCGACGGGTGGCGCGGTGGTGGGCGGTGCCCCGCTGGACCTGAACTCGGCGACCGTCGCGGAGCTGGACGCCTTGCCGGGGATCGGCCCCGTGCTCGCCCAGCGGATCGTCGACCACCGCACCGCGCACGGGCCGTTCACCAGCGTCGAGCGGCTGGACGACGTCAGCGGCATCGGCCCGGCGATCTTCGCCGAGCTGACCGAGCGCGTGCGGGTCTGA